The genome window AGAAATACAAATCAGGTGCTGACCTTAACATGCGAAAGGGGCGTAGGGCTTGTCCGAGTGTTTCAAGCGGCCAGAAAGCAAGAAGCCTCCCAGTTGTCAGACTGGAAGGCTTCGCGGCGGTAGCTGCCTTTGCCCTTGGCGGGTCGTTCCTGGCGGCTGCGGAACAGGGGCTGGGCGACGATGGACTTGGCCTTGTTGGGGCCATGCCTGGATGGCTTTTTGCTCATGATGGGATCTCTCGTGGGGTGGTTTTGCGGGGCAAATCATGGGACAGAGTTGGGGTGTTGTCCAGTCCCTGCATGCAAGAGGAAGTGTCGCCTGAAGTAACGCTTTTGTGGCGAGGGAGCTTGCTCCCGCTGGGCTGCGAAGCAGACCCAAAAAAACAGGGCCGCTTCGCGCCCCAGCGGGAGCAAGCTCCCTCGCCACCAAAAGCCCTCTGGCTTGAAGAGTGTGTTTACTCGGCAGGCAACGCCAGTCGTTGACCGGCCATCAACAACGACAACCGACTCAGGCTCATCCATGGCGAGCCGGCGGCTTGGCCCTTGATCTGCGCATCGATGCGCTGGGCCTCGAGCAGCAATTGCGCCCAGCGTGGTGCGGAGTAGCGTTGCAGGGCCTTGCTCATCAGGGGTTTGCGCTTGTCCCAGACGGGCGGGCGGGCCTGGCTGAAGGCCTTGTCCAGCGGTACGCCCTGGCTGTACTGCAGGGACAGGTTGGCCAGCAGGCGCAACTCCCGGGCCAGGGCCCAGAGGATCACCGGCGGCTCGACGCCTTCGCCCCGCAGGCCTTCGAGCATGCGCAGGGCATGGGCGGCTTCACCGTTGAGGATCGCATCGGTCAGGCCGAAGACATCGAAGCGCGCACTGTCGGCCACGGCAGCCTGTACCGTTTCTACGGTGATCTGCCCGCCTTCGGCCATCAGCTTGAGCTTTTCGATTTCCTGGGCGGCGGCCAGCAGGTTGCCTTCGACCCGGGCGGCAATCAGCTCCACCGCGTCCTGGCTGGCCGAGAGGCCGGCCTGGGACAGGCGTTGGCGGATCCAGCTGGGCAGTTGGCTGACATCCACCGGCCAGATCTGCACGAACTGGGTCTGCTGGCCCTCGACCAAGGCCTTGCCCCATTTGGTCTTCTGCGCGCTGCCGTCGAGTTTCGGCAAGCTGATGAGCAGCACCGTGTCCTCGGCCGGGCGTGAGCAATATTCGATCAGCGCAGCGGCGCCCTTGTCCCCGGGTTTACCGGAGGGCAAGCGCAGTTCCAGCAGGCGTTTTTCGGCGAACAACGACATGCTCGCCCCGGCCTGCAGCAGCGTGCCCCAGTCGAAACTGGCGTCGGCGGCGAAGACCTGGCGTTCATCGAAGCCTTGCTGGCGTGCGGCAGTGCGGATGGCGTCGGCGGCTTCCTGGCACAGCAGCGGGTCATCGCCACTGATGATGTAGACCGGCGCGAGGGCGCCTTGCAGGTGTTTGCCGAGTTGGGCGGGAGCGAGCTTCATAAGAGAAAGCGAGCGGGGCGCCGGAGCGCCCCGCAAGGCTTATTCAGCCGGGATCTGCATCGGCGACTGTTGCGGGGTTTCCGCTTCAGCCTTGCGCGCCGCTTCCAGGGCTTCGGCCTCGGCTTTGGCCTTGGCGTCGGCGGTCTGTTGCAGTTGGTCCAGTTGGGCCGGGTTCAGCTGTTGCAGGCGCAGCATCATGCGTTGCACGAGGTCACGACGCATTTCTTCGCGCACTTCGCTCGACTCCTGGTCGGAACCGGTGATGTTGTTGCCATCGTGCAGGTAGACCTTCTGCACTTGCAGCTTGTCGTCCAACAACACCAGATCGTTCTGGCCGCGGATCTCATAGCTCAGCACGTTGTTCAGTTCGTACTCGGCCGACCGACCGGCACCGGCATAGCTCAGGCTGCGCTGGGTTTGCTGTTCACGGGTCAGTACCAGCTTGTACGGCGCCCCGCCGTAGACTTTCACACCGCTGTTTTCCAGGCTGGTGCGCAGCAACTTGACGGTGTCGCCATAGGCGTCCCGTGCGCTGAGGTCCAGTTCCTTGATTGCCAGCTCGGTGGTGCCGGTGCCGCGCAGTTGGAAGCCGCAGGCGCTCAACAGGACCGCCAGGCCCACTACCAGCAGATTACGTTTGATCATCTTGTTGCTCCCCTTGAACCCTATGGGGGTCGACCATGCGACCCCGCAGGTTGTATTCGGCGCCAGGCTTGAGCCTCGCGCCCGATCCAATTAGCTTGCGACGATGTTGACCAGCTTGCCGGGCACGACGATCACTTTGCGAATCGTCAGGCCATCGACAAAGCGCAGCACGTTTTCATTGGCCCGCGCAGCGGCTTCGACTTCTTCACGTGTGGCGGCGGCCGGCATTTCGATCTGGCCGCGCAGCTTGCCGTTGACCTGGATGACCAGGGTCAGGCTGTCCTGCACCAGCGCGGTTTCGTCCACCACCGGCCAGCGAGCGTCAATCACCGGGTCGGCGTGACCCAGTTGATTCCACAGCTCGTGGCTGATGTGCGGGGTGATCGGCGCCAGCAGCAGCGTCACGGCTTCCAGGCCTTCGTGAATCAGTGCGCGATCCTGCTCGGAGCCTTGCGCGGCTTTTTCCAGTACGTTCATCAGCGTCATCACCTGGGCGATGGCGGTGTTGAATTTGTGGTTCTGGCCGACGTCATGGCTGGCCTGCTTGATGGCCAGGTGAATCGAGCGACGAACGGCTTTCTGCTCGTCGTTCAGGCCGGCGAGGTCCAGCTTGCCCGGCAGGCCCTGGGTGACGTGGGCCTGGGCCAGGCGCCAGACGCGCTTGAGGAAGCGGTGCGAGCCCTCGACGCCCGAGTCGGACCATTCCGCGCTCATGTCAGGTGGCGAGGCGAACATCATGAACAGGCGGCAGGTGTCCGCGCCGAACTGGTCGATCATCGACTGTGGGTCGACGCCGTTGTTCTTCGACTTGGCCATTTTCTCGGTGCCGCCGATTTCCACCGGCAGGCCGTCGGCGATCAGCTTGGCGCTGATGACCTTGGCCTTGCTGTCGCGTTCGAGCTCGACGTCGCTCGGGTTGAACCAGGTGTAGGCACCGTTGGCTTCGCGACGATAGTAAGTCTCGGCGATCACCATGCCTTGGGTCAGCAGGTTCTTGAACGGCTCGTTGGAGCTCACCAGGCCTTCGTCACGCATCAGCTTGTGGAAGAAGCGTGCGTAGAGCAGGTGGAGAATGGCGTGTTCGATGCCGCCGATGTACTGGTCCACCGGCAACCAGTGGTCGGCCGCGGATTTTTCCACCAGGCCGCCTTCATAGTGCGGCGAGGCGTAGCGCGCGTAATACCAGGAGGACTCGACGAAGGTGTCCATGGTGTCGGTTTCACGCTTGGCCGGTGCGCCGCATTTCGGGCAGCTGCACTCGTAGAACTCGGGCATGCGTGCCAGGGGCGAGCCGGCGCCGTCGGGTACGACGTCTTCTGGCAGGACCACGGGCAACTGGTCTTCCGGCACCGGTACGTCACCGCAGGTGTCGCAATGCACGATCGGGATCGGGCAGCCCCAGTAGCGCTGGCGGCTGATGCCCCAGTCCCGCAGGCGGAACTGGGTGCGCGAGGCACCGAGGTTCTTCTTGATCAGGGCGACTTCGATGGCATCGAATGCACCTGGGAAGTCCAGGCCGTTGAACTCGCCGGAGTTGATCAGTTCGCCGTGTTCGCCATAGGCGTCCTGCCAAGGTGTCGGAGTCTGGTCGCCGGCGCTGGTGCGCACCACCGCTTTGACCGGCAGGTTGTACTTGTGGGCGAATTCGAAATCACGCTCGTCGTGGGCCGGCACGGCCATCACCGCGCCGTCGCCGTAGTGCATCAGCACGTAGTTGGCGACCCACACCGGCAGCTTCTCGCCGGTGAGCGGGTGCTCGACGAACAACGACGTCGCCAAGCCTTTCTTCTCTTGGGTGGCGACATCGGCTTCGGCGACGCTGCCGCCCTTGCATTCGGCGATGAACGCCTGCAGCTCGGGGTTGTTCTGTGCCGCCAGGGTGGCCAGCGGATGCTCGGCGGCCACGGCCACATAAGTGGCGCCCATCAGCGTGTCCGGACGGGTGGTGAAGACTTTCAGGGTACCGGCTTCGCCAATGGAGGCGACGTCATACGGGAACTGCACTTCCATGCCCCGGGACTTGCCGATCCAGTTGCGCTGCATGGTCTTGACCTGCTCGGGCCAACCGGTCAGCTCGTCGAGACTCTCCAGGAGTTCATCCGCATAGGCGGTGATCTTGAAGTAGTACATCGGGATCTCGCGCTTTTCGATCAGCGCGCCGGAGCGCCAGCCGCGACCGTCGATCACTTGCTCGTTGGCCAGTACGGTCTGGTCCACCGGGTCCCAGTTCACGGTGCCGTTCTTGCGGTAGATCACGCCTTTTTCGAACAGGCGAGTGAACAGCCATTGTTCCCAGCGGTAGTAGTCCGGCTTGCAGGTGGTCACTTCGCGGGACCAGTCCACCGCCAGGCCCAGGCTGCGCAGCTGGGTCTTCATGTAGGCGATGTTTTCGTAGGTCCACTTGGCGGGGGCCACGTTGTTCTTCATCGCGGCGTTTTCCGCCGGCATGCCGAAGGCGTCCCAACCCATGGGTTGCAGGACGTTCTTGCCTTGCATGCGCTGGTAGCGGGAGATCACGTCGCCGATGGTGTAGTTGCGCACGTGCCCCATGTGTAGCTTGCCGCTGGGGTAAGGGAACATCGACAGGCAGTAGTAAGTCTCCTTGCCTGGCTGTTCACTGACTTCAAAGGACTTTTGCTCGTCCCAGAACGACTGGGCGGCGGCTTCGATTTCACGGGGCTGGTAGTGTTCGTGCATGGCTACTTTTGTACTGAATGGGGTGGCCCAATCCTCTTCGTGGCCATGCTGGACGCAGACGACGCCGAATGCGGCGTTTTCGATGCCCAGCCAAGCTGGAAGTGGAGTTACAGGAAGCGCCGTAGCATACATGACCGCGCTCTACCGAGGGAAACCCTGATTGCGTGCTGGCCATCGACGATCGCCGGCGCGAACCCGTGTTCAGGGCCGTTGGTCGCGGCGCCCTGCCGGTTTGCCCAGCGAAGCTAAGCTTCTCAATGGGGAGTGAGTCTTATCTTCAATGAGGTGAGGGATGGTTGAATCACAACGAAAAGTCGCTACACCTGAGTTGTATGAAAAACTGATCGATCGTCTCGGGGTGGCCCTGGACGCTGCAAGAACCGCCGGCCGCTTGCGGGATGAGCGTCCGGTAGAGCTGGAGCTGCGTGGCTTGAGCCCCGCAGAGTTCGAACTGGTCGAGGCTTACCTCGAACAGGCCGGACATCAACCCCCCGCCAGTGGGGCCCAGGTACTCAAGCGTCTCGAGGCGCCCCGTTCGGCCAAGGTTGTATGGCTCAAGGACCGGACGCCTGACAAGGATGCTGTAAAGGTCCGGTCACTGCAGTTCAAGTAGCGCCGGATTCACGCGTGTCGCTTTTTTTGATTCAAGGTTTTTTCGAATCTGTTGTCGCTTTGCGTCAACCCACCTAGGCTTCGGGCATCTATGGAGATGCCCGATGCCGTTTCGCTATTTCATCAAACAACTTTTATTGCCGCCCGGCATTCTTTTGCTGTTGTTGGCGCTTGCCTGGTGGTGGCGTCATTCGCGGCCGCGCCTGGCTCGCCTGTGTTTCGCCGTGGGCCTGGGCGGCTTCTGGCTGATGAGCCTGCCGGTGGTGGTGCAGTGGAGCGCCAAGGCACTGGAGCGTGAACCGCCGTTGCCACGCAGTGAATGGGCGACCCTGGCCCAGCGTGCCGACGCCATCGTGGTGCTGGGTTCCGGTCGCGAGCGCGGTGACCTGGCTTGGGGGGCGGACCAGCCCACCGGTGTCGGCCTCGAACGCCAGCGTTATGCGGCGCGACTGGCCAAGGCTTCGGGCTTGCCCGTGCTGACGACCGGCGGCTTGCACTATGGCACCCCACCCAGTGAAGCAAAGTTGATGGCCGATTCGATGCGGGACGACTTCGGCGTCACCGTTCG of Pseudomonas fluorescens contains these proteins:
- the leuS gene encoding leucine--tRNA ligase, with amino-acid sequence MHEHYQPREIEAAAQSFWDEQKSFEVSEQPGKETYYCLSMFPYPSGKLHMGHVRNYTIGDVISRYQRMQGKNVLQPMGWDAFGMPAENAAMKNNVAPAKWTYENIAYMKTQLRSLGLAVDWSREVTTCKPDYYRWEQWLFTRLFEKGVIYRKNGTVNWDPVDQTVLANEQVIDGRGWRSGALIEKREIPMYYFKITAYADELLESLDELTGWPEQVKTMQRNWIGKSRGMEVQFPYDVASIGEAGTLKVFTTRPDTLMGATYVAVAAEHPLATLAAQNNPELQAFIAECKGGSVAEADVATQEKKGLATSLFVEHPLTGEKLPVWVANYVLMHYGDGAVMAVPAHDERDFEFAHKYNLPVKAVVRTSAGDQTPTPWQDAYGEHGELINSGEFNGLDFPGAFDAIEVALIKKNLGASRTQFRLRDWGISRQRYWGCPIPIVHCDTCGDVPVPEDQLPVVLPEDVVPDGAGSPLARMPEFYECSCPKCGAPAKRETDTMDTFVESSWYYARYASPHYEGGLVEKSAADHWLPVDQYIGGIEHAILHLLYARFFHKLMRDEGLVSSNEPFKNLLTQGMVIAETYYRREANGAYTWFNPSDVELERDSKAKVISAKLIADGLPVEIGGTEKMAKSKNNGVDPQSMIDQFGADTCRLFMMFASPPDMSAEWSDSGVEGSHRFLKRVWRLAQAHVTQGLPGKLDLAGLNDEQKAVRRSIHLAIKQASHDVGQNHKFNTAIAQVMTLMNVLEKAAQGSEQDRALIHEGLEAVTLLLAPITPHISHELWNQLGHADPVIDARWPVVDETALVQDSLTLVIQVNGKLRGQIEMPAAATREEVEAAARANENVLRFVDGLTIRKVIVVPGKLVNIVAS
- the arfA gene encoding alternative ribosome rescue factor ArfA, which translates into the protein MSKKPSRHGPNKAKSIVAQPLFRSRQERPAKGKGSYRREAFQSDNWEASCFLAA
- the lptE gene encoding LPS assembly lipoprotein LptE, which gives rise to MIKRNLLVVGLAVLLSACGFQLRGTGTTELAIKELDLSARDAYGDTVKLLRTSLENSGVKVYGGAPYKLVLTREQQTQRSLSYAGAGRSAEYELNNVLSYEIRGQNDLVLLDDKLQVQKVYLHDGNNITGSDQESSEVREEMRRDLVQRMMLRLQQLNPAQLDQLQQTADAKAKAEAEALEAARKAEAETPQQSPMQIPAE
- the holA gene encoding DNA polymerase III subunit delta; the protein is MKLAPAQLGKHLQGALAPVYIISGDDPLLCQEAADAIRTAARQQGFDERQVFAADASFDWGTLLQAGASMSLFAEKRLLELRLPSGKPGDKGAAALIEYCSRPAEDTVLLISLPKLDGSAQKTKWGKALVEGQQTQFVQIWPVDVSQLPSWIRQRLSQAGLSASQDAVELIAARVEGNLLAAAQEIEKLKLMAEGGQITVETVQAAVADSARFDVFGLTDAILNGEAAHALRMLEGLRGEGVEPPVILWALARELRLLANLSLQYSQGVPLDKAFSQARPPVWDKRKPLMSKALQRYSAPRWAQLLLEAQRIDAQIKGQAAGSPWMSLSRLSLLMAGQRLALPAE
- a CDS encoding YdcF family protein; amino-acid sequence: MPFRYFIKQLLLPPGILLLLLALAWWWRHSRPRLARLCFAVGLGGFWLMSLPVVVQWSAKALEREPPLPRSEWATLAQRADAIVVLGSGRERGDLAWGADQPTGVGLERQRYAARLAKASGLPVLTTGGLHYGTPPSEAKLMADSMRDDFGVTVRWQEERSRTTWENAQMSAEILLPENIKRIVVVTQAWHMPRAVWSFERSGFEVVPAPVGFLGPDNARPLGGWMPEFKSIWQSGQLMNEAMGLVGYWLFYR